DNA from Kribbella amoyensis:
CGAGACGGTCGAGAACGAGAAGCGGATCGCCGAGGCGACCGCTCGCGAGGAGGGCAAGCCGGAGCAGGCGCTGCCGAAGATCGTCGAGGGCCGGGTCAACGGCTTCTTCAAGGACGTCGTGCTGCTCGAGCAGCCGTCGGTCCAGGAGAGCAAGAAGACCGTCAAGGCCGTGCTCGACGAGGCCGGCGTGACCGTGAAGCGGTTCGCCCGGTTCGAGATCGGCGCCTGACAGGTCGGTTCGAGCACCGACCGCATCACCCCAACGACCGAGGAGGCCGGAATCGTGACGGAAACCCTGAGTACCGAGACGAGACCGGCCTCTTCGCCGTTCGATCCGGCCTACCACCGGGTGCTGCTGAAGCTGTCGGGTGAGGTGTTCGGCGGCGGCAAGCTGGGCGTCGACCCCGACGTGGTGAACTCGATCGCCAAGCAGATCGCCGAGGTGGTCCGCGCCGGGGTCCAGGTCGCCGTGGTCGTCGGCGGCGGAAACTTCTTCCGCGGCGCCGAGCTCCAGCAGCGCGGTATGGAGCGGAACCGCGCCGACTACATGGGCATGCTCGGCACCGTGATGAACTGCCTGGCGCTGCAGGACTTCCTGGAGAAGCTGGGCGTGGAGACCCGGGTCCAGACCGCCATCACGATGGGCCAGGTCGCCGAGCCGTACATCCCGCGCAAGGCCGACCGGCACCTGGCCAAGGGCCGCGTGGTGATCTTCGGCGCCGGCTCCGGGATGCCGTACTTCTCCACCGACACCGTGGCCGCGCAGCGCGCGCTGGAGATCGGTGCCGAGGCATTGCTGATGGGCAAGCAGGGCGTCGACGGGGTCTACGACTCCGACCCGAAGAAGAACCCGGACGCGGTGAAGTTCGATCAGCTCTCCTACGACGACTTCCTGGCCCGCGGGCTGCGGGTCGCGGACGCCACCGCGATCAGCCTGGCCCGCGACAACGCGTTGCCGATCGTCATCTTCGGCCTGGCCGAGGGCAACATCGCCCGGGTGGTCCGGGGCGAGAAGCTCGGGACGGTCGTCGCCCCCGGCTGACGAGCCGTCCTCCGGCCGCCGGGCCGGATTCCCCCGCACGGCCACGGAGCCGGACAGCTGAGCACGGTCGGTGACGGCCGGCCGGTGTCCAGGCACTAGGATCGTGCGAAACGCGGGCTTCGGGCCCGTCGTCTGGTAGACCAGCGTTCGTAGGGTTGTCAGTGGCCGCATCGACGCGGCCCCGAGGAAGCGAGGAATGTCGTGATCGACGAAGCACTCCGCGAAGCCGAGCAGAAGATGGCGAAGGCCGTGGAGGTCGCCAAGGACGACTTCGCGGCGATCCGCACCGGCCGGGCGCACCCGCAGATGTTCGCGAGCCTCACGGCCGACTACTACGGCACCCCGACGCCGCTGCAGCAGCTGGCCGGTTTCCAGGTGCCCGAGCCGCGGACCGTGCTCATCTCGCCGTACGACAAGGGCGCGATGGTCGCGATCGAGAAGGCGATCCGCGACTCCGACCTGGGGGTGAACCCAGGCAACGACGGCGCGGTGATCCGGGTGGTCATGCCGCAGCTCACCGAGGAGCGGCGCAAGGAGTACATCAAGCTCGCGAAGACCAAGGCCGAGGAGGCCAAGGTCTCGATGCGCAACATCCGCCGGCACGCGATGGACCAGGTGCACAAGACCGTCAAGGACGGCGATGCGGGCGAGGACGAGGGCAAGAGTGCTGAGAAGCGCCTCGACGGGTTGACGAAGAAGTACGTCGACTCGATCGACGAGCTGCTCAAGCACAAGGAAGCCGAACTGCTCGAGGTGTGATGGACCTCGACCAGAGCACGCCCGCGCCGAGCCGCGCCGGGCGCAACCTGCCCGCGG
Protein-coding regions in this window:
- the pyrH gene encoding UMP kinase; protein product: MTETLSTETRPASSPFDPAYHRVLLKLSGEVFGGGKLGVDPDVVNSIAKQIAEVVRAGVQVAVVVGGGNFFRGAELQQRGMERNRADYMGMLGTVMNCLALQDFLEKLGVETRVQTAITMGQVAEPYIPRKADRHLAKGRVVIFGAGSGMPYFSTDTVAAQRALEIGAEALLMGKQGVDGVYDSDPKKNPDAVKFDQLSYDDFLARGLRVADATAISLARDNALPIVIFGLAEGNIARVVRGEKLGTVVAPG
- the frr gene encoding ribosome recycling factor, which produces MDEALREAEQKMAKAVEVAKDDFAAIRTGRAHPQMFASLTADYYGTPTPLQQLAGFQVPEPRTVLISPYDKGAMVAIEKAIRDSDLGVNPGNDGAVIRVVMPQLTEERRKEYIKLAKTKAEEAKVSMRNIRRHAMDQVHKTVKDGDAGEDEGKSAEKRLDGLTKKYVDSIDELLKHKEAELLEV